A portion of the Babylonia areolata isolate BAREFJ2019XMU chromosome 16, ASM4173473v1, whole genome shotgun sequence genome contains these proteins:
- the LOC143291091 gene encoding uncharacterized protein LOC143291091 isoform X2, whose amino-acid sequence MPHLHGPVPRAAAPSLRPCVLPCVSAGHADSQVKTVHTSERESSPPTAATSTTTTTTTSAEPFRSLSLPPTGSGGEQAESIPLSFLGPAVSLSDDSWIFVSPEGRHRAGRPLTPALAASRHLHRRGDDDSWLLPSGGASHGAFPVVDLGQDVRGSASTDVTYRTLPGGEVEPVVTVSGRYDNVGPETFQRYAVDEPSVQLVRLPSKPPPLASPSSESSSETDTSDERGDEGSEDVTGSGSDVGSHGRNRRSRLSRFFRSLVMSDTDSFDEDDHVYLGPRVNGGERPPPPYHPGCGDFRQGSELVMASAHPGMEDRGGEVPTAATLPDASYFDHGAVSAGQQCAEPHSRSAAAFLEAGRGGDEREEEGQQCDSNHNSEVRGGQRNAAAIRADIAAHAHRAAVTVPGGAVGGVGVGGRAAASGVRPRLAMEVSDDSDEEYEPQTSMLRPKRKPRSRLKKFFTSLLSLSSSDEEEEDLGEGQVSAAPSTSNSERQ is encoded by the coding sequence GTGAAGACTGTCCACACCTCTGAAAGGGAGAGCAGCCCCCCGACtgccgccacctccaccaccaccaccaccaccacctcggcaGAACCATTCAGGTCGTTGTCGCTGCCCCCTACAGGCAGTGGTGGAGAGCAGGCAGAGAGCATCCCTCTGTCCTTCCTGGGCCCTGCGGTCAGCCTGTCGGACGACTCGTGGATCTTCGTGTCCCCAGAGGGCCGGCACAGGGCGGGGCGACCCCTGACCCCTGCCCTCGCCGCCTCACGGCACCTCCACCGGCGTGGGGACGACGACTCGTGGCTGCTGCCGTCTGGCGGGGCCAGTCACGGCGCTTTTCCCGTGGTGGACTTGGGTCAGGACGTGCGAGGAAGCGCCAGCACGGACGTCACCTACCGGACGTTGCCGGGAGGAGAGGTGGAGCCGGTGGTGACGGTGTCTGGGCGTTACGATAACGTCGGCCCAGAGACTTTCCAGAGGTACGCGGTGGACGAGCCCTCGGTGCAGCTGGTGCGGTTACCCAGCAAGCCCCCGCCGCTCGCCTCCCCTTCCTCCGAGTCCAGCTCGGAGACGGACACCAGCGATGAGCGAGGGGACGAGGGCAGCGAGGACGTGACTGGGTCGGGGTCAGACGTCGGCAGCCATGGTCGCAACCGCCGCTCTCGCCTGTCGCGTTTCTTCAGGTCGCTGGTCATGTCGGACACCGACTCTTTTGACGAGGACGACCATGTGTACTTGGGGCCCAGAGTGAACGGCGGAGAAAggcctccccctccctaccaccctgGGTGCGGGGACTTCCGGCAGGGGAGCGAACTGGTGATGGCCTCTGCTCACCCCGGGatggaggacaggggaggggaagtCCCGACAGCCGCCACGCTCCCTGACGCGTCGTACTTTGACCACGGAGCAGTTTCCGCTGGTCAGCAATGCGCGGAACCTCACTCAAGGTCGGCTGCGGCCTTCCTGGaagctgggagagggggggacgagCGTGAGGAGGAAGGACAACAGTGCGACTCCAACCACAACTCTGAGGTGAGGGGCGGCCAGAGAAACGCTGCAGCCATTCGTGCCGACATCGCCGCTCACGCCCACAGGGCTGCCGTCACGGTGccaggaggggcggtggggggagtgggggtgggggggagggctgcCGCATCAGGGGTCCGACCTCGCCTGGCCATGGAGGTCAGCGACGATTCCGACGAAGAGTACGAACCCCAGACCTCCATGCTGCGGCCAAAGCGCAAGCCGCGGTCTCGTCTGAAGAAGTTTTTCACCtcgttgctgtcgttgtcgtcgtcagacgaggaggaggaggatctggGAGAAGGGCAGGTGAGCGCAGCACCTTCCACGTCGAACAGCGAGCGACAGTGA